The Clostridiales bacterium DNA window CGATATACGTTATTAAGTTCAATTAAAGGATAATCGGCAGGATACTGATATAGATCATAACCCCAGGCTGACCATATAATTGCTATGTGCGATGGAATTAAGGGTAGTAGTTCCAAAGGAGATACAAGTAAATTATGCAATATTATCGCATCAAAGAAATTATCATTTAAGTATTCTAAAAATTTCTCGGTTGATATTCGATTAATCCTATCCTTTTGTTTTACGAATCTTAGTTCATTTGAATCATTACCTACAATTGAATAAGAATGGTCTGCATTTTCTTTGGAAAGATCATGGAAATTGATGACATTATCAATGAATTTCTCATCGGATACAATATTTAAGATCCTTAATTTATCCATATTCACTTTTCAACCTCCAACTATCTCCAAATTTATTTTTTTCCTGCTTTTGACAACCTTTGCAGGTATGCCAGCTACTATTTTCCATGCCGGCACATTCTCCTTTACCATGCTCATGGCTCCTACAATTCCTCCTTCCTCAATTGTAATATCAGGAAAAATCACAGAGTTGCAACCTATTTGTGAGAATTTTCTTAATGTCACTTTGCCTCCCGTAACATTTGTTTTTTCTTCAGGATGGATAGGACCAATAAGATATTCTCCGGAAAAATCATCCATCGCACTGTAGATTGTTGAGCGAGGTGAAATTCCTGTGTAGTCTTCAAGCTCAATACCCATTGAACCATATAACGCAACGTACGCTGAAATATGGATATGGGATCCTAAAGTTATATGACCGGAAAGGATACAGAAATCATCGATTCTAACATTATCACCTATTGAAATGTTTGAAGCTCCGTAGATGGAGCACTTCCTGCTGATGAGCACGTTCTTACCATAGGATTTTAATCCTAAATTTTTCAGTTCCTCTTCGCTATAAAAAGATGTCATTGTCTTACAAGTAGAGTCATTTTTTTATACATGTCAAGACTCTCTCAATATCCCCCTCAGATAACGCATGATGCATAGGGAGACAGATCACCTGATCAGCCATCCGGGTTGCAACAGGAAGATTTGACGGAGCTGCAGAAGGCAGTCCTCTATAGGTTGTGAAAGTGCTGATCAACGGATAGAAGTAGCGACGACCAAGCACATTATCATCCCGCATCTTGAAATAAAGCTCATCCCTGCACATCCCATATTTCTCGGCATCCACGAAAATCGGGAAGTAGGAATAGTTATATGTTACATTTGGACGTTCGTTAAAGAAAGAAATACCGGGAACATCAGCGAGTTCCTTTCTATAAATATCCGAAACCTTATGACGCTCTGCTATAGCCTTATCCACCTGGTGCAAGTTAAGGATACCGTAAGCAGATCTCAGCTCATCCATCTTCGAGTTGATTCCCGGAGCCACCACCTCGGTTTCCCCTGCAAACCCAAAGTTCTTAAGATAGTCGATACGCTGTTTCGTTTTAGCATCATGGCAAACGAGCGCACCCCCCTCAATTGTATTGTAAGTCTTTGTGGCATGGAAAGATAGGGTGGAGAGATCACCTGCGTTGAGAATTGATTCGCCATTGACTTTGACACCAAAGGCATGCGCGGCATCATAAATAATCTTCAGGCCATATTTATCTGCTATTGCCTGAATGGCTTCTGTATCACAAGGATTGCCATATACATGCACAGGCATAATTGCTGTGGTCTT harbors:
- a CDS encoding acyltransferase, whose amino-acid sequence is MTSFYSEEELKNLGLKSYGKNVLISRKCSIYGASNISIGDNVRIDDFCILSGHITLGSHIHISAYVALYGSMGIELEDYTGISPRSTIYSAMDDFSGEYLIGPIHPEEKTNVTGGKVTLRKFSQIGCNSVIFPDITIEEGGIVGAMSMVKENVPAWKIVAGIPAKVVKSRKKINLEIVGG
- a CDS encoding DegT/DnrJ/EryC1/StrS family aminotransferase; the protein is MNENKIITVTSPLLPDLNEFNAMLKEIWDSKWITNNGSFHQRLEKELAEYLGVPFLSLFTNGTLPLITALQALRITGEVITTPYSFVATTHSLWWNGIRPVFADIDPNTGNLDPHKIEAAITPKTTAIMPVHVYGNPCDTEAIQAIADKYGLKIIYDAAHAFGVKVNGESILNAGDLSTLSFHATKTYNTIEGGALVCHDAKTKQRIDYLKNFGFAGETEVVAPGINSKMDELRSAYGILNLHQVDKAIAERHKVSDIYRKELADVPGISFFNERPNVTYNYSYFPIFVDAEKYGMCRDELYFKMRDDNVLGRRYFYPLISTFTTYRGLPSAAPSNLPVATRMADQVICLPMHHALSEGDIERVLTCIKK